From a single Brassica oleracea var. oleracea cultivar TO1000 chromosome C5, BOL, whole genome shotgun sequence genomic region:
- the LOC106293098 gene encoding AMSH-like ubiquitin thioesterase 2: protein MVTLSFPSPSLSFVESGTCSKSTHVSRVLFSGPHGESSEPSKILRDVHISERLMEDFTELARENTDKDLETCGTLAAFLERGVFYVTTLIIPKQESTANSCQAMNEVDVFSIQNERELYPVGWIHTHPSQGCFMSSVDLHTHYSYQVMVPEAFAIVVAPTDSSRSYGIFKLTDPGGMEVLRGCSETGFHPHKEPEDGKPVYEQCSNVYKNSNLRFEIFDLR, encoded by the exons ATGGTAACGCTGTCGTTTCCATCTCCCTCGCTCTCTTTCGTAGAGAGCGGGACATGTAGTAAATCGACTCACGTTTCTCGGGTTCTCTTCTCTGGTCCTCACGGAGAATCGTCTGAACCATCCAAGATACTGAGAGATGTTCATATA TCAGAGAGGTTGATGGAGGATTTCACTGAGCTAGCGAGAGAGAACACTGACAAGGACCTCGAGACTTGTGGAACTCTCGCTGCCTTCCTC GAAAGAGGAGTTTTTTATGTGACCACTCTGATAATACCTAAGCAAGAATCAACTGCTAACTCT TGCCAAGCTATGAATGAAGTGGATGTGTTTTCCATACAGAACGAAAGAGAGCTTTATCCCGTTGGATGGATTCAT ACTCATCCTTCTCAGGGCTGTTTCATGTCATCAGTAGATTTGCATACCCATTACTCGTATCAG GTAATGGTGCCAGAGGCTTTTGCAATCGTGGTGGCTCCAACTGATAGCTCTAG GAGTTATGGGATATTTAAGCTAACGGACCCTGGAGGAATGGAGGTACTGAGAGGCTGCTCAGAGACAGGATTCCACCCGCACAAAGAACCGGAAGATGGAAAGCCGGTTTATGAGCAATGCTCAAACGTCTACAAGAACTCAAACCTTAGGTTCGAGATTTTCGATCTGCGCTGA
- the LOC106293482 gene encoding transcription factor bHLH90 isoform X1: MMMMRGGERVKEFLRPFVDSREWDFCVIWKLGDDPSTRFIEWVGCCCSGSYIDKNIKHEHVEEETQNTSSICRDEDNKHHIRSLACEALSRFPLFMPLYPGIHGEVVMSKSPKWLVNSGPGSKQDIFSTRVLVPVRDGLVELFSFIMKPVDESMVDLIISHCNTFFEPYPEQTLPFRIISKAEESMLMHKEEDVVMQNAIDDKKVAKENFKSKNLHSERKRRERINQRIYALRAVVPNVTKMNKNGTLSDAVDYINQLLVEKQKLEDELRGINEIESRRIAAEEESAIANPQAEKVASRLNKIVNSEVNLEVHETGERGFLIRIAQEHKQDGFIRLIETVDSCGLEIIDVNFTRLDLRVMTVLNVKATKDGTTPENLRDLLIKMMMRTSENPNAESLRQYT, encoded by the exons ATGATGATGATGAGAGGTGGTGAGAGAGTGAAGGAGTTTCTACGACCTTTTGTTGATTCAAGAGAGTGGGACTTTTGCGTTATCTGGAAACTCGGCGATGATCCTTCTAC CAGGTTTATTGAATGGGTGGGATGCTGCTGCAGTGGTAGTTATATTGATAAGAACATTAAGCATGAACATGTGGAAGAAGAGACGCAAAACACGAGCTCTATTTGCAGGGATGAAGACAACAAGCATCATATCAGATCCTTAGCTTGTGAAGCTCTTTCTCGTTTTCCTCTCTTCATGCCTCTCTATCCCGG GATTCATGGAGAAGTAGTCATGTCAAAATCTCCCAAATGGTTGGTTAATTCAGGTCCTGGATCTAAACAG GATATATTTAGCACAAGGGTTCTTGTCCCTGTGCGTGATGGTCTAGTTGAGCTTTTCTCCTTCATAATG AAACCGGTGGATGAAAGCATGGTTGACTTGATAATATCACATTGCAACACCTTCTTCGAACCATACCCTGAGCAAACACTCCCATTCAGGATCATTTCTAAAGCAGAGGAGTCTATGTTAATGCACAAGGAAGAGGATGTCGTGATGCAAAACGCCATTGACGATAAGAAGGTGGCAAAGGAAAACTTCAAATCGAAGAATCTTCATTCAGAGAGGAAAAGAAGAGAGAGGATTAACCAGAGAATCTATGCTTTAAGAGCCGTCGTCCCTAACGTTACAAAG ATGAACAAAAATGGAACTCTTAGTGATGCGGTTGATTACATCAATCAACTGTTAGTAGAGAAGCAGAAACTTGAAGATGAGCTGAGAGGAATCAACGAGATAGAAAGCAGAAGAATCGCTGCAGAGGAAGAATCTGCAATAGCTAATCCACAAGCTGAAAAAGTTGCATCTAGACTCAACAAGATAGTTAACAGCGAG GTGAATCTTGAAGTCCATGAGACTGGTGAGCGAGGTTTCTTGATCCGGATTGCGCAGGAGCATAAACAGGATGGATTCATAAGGTTGATAGAAACTGTAGATTCTTGTGGACTTGAGATTATTGACGTCAACTTCACCAGACTCGATCTCAGAGTCATGACCGTTCTCAATGTCAAG GCAACCAAAGACGGAACTACACCTGAAAATCTGAGAGATTTGCTGATCAAGATGATGATGAGAACTTCAGAAAACCCAAATGCAGAGTCCTTGAGACAATATACATAA
- the LOC106293482 gene encoding transcription factor bHLH90 isoform X2: MMMMRGGERVKEFLRPFVDSREWDFCVIWKLGDDPSTFIEWVGCCCSGSYIDKNIKHEHVEEETQNTSSICRDEDNKHHIRSLACEALSRFPLFMPLYPGIHGEVVMSKSPKWLVNSGPGSKQDIFSTRVLVPVRDGLVELFSFIMKPVDESMVDLIISHCNTFFEPYPEQTLPFRIISKAEESMLMHKEEDVVMQNAIDDKKVAKENFKSKNLHSERKRRERINQRIYALRAVVPNVTKMNKNGTLSDAVDYINQLLVEKQKLEDELRGINEIESRRIAAEEESAIANPQAEKVASRLNKIVNSEVNLEVHETGERGFLIRIAQEHKQDGFIRLIETVDSCGLEIIDVNFTRLDLRVMTVLNVKATKDGTTPENLRDLLIKMMMRTSENPNAESLRQYT; this comes from the exons ATGATGATGATGAGAGGTGGTGAGAGAGTGAAGGAGTTTCTACGACCTTTTGTTGATTCAAGAGAGTGGGACTTTTGCGTTATCTGGAAACTCGGCGATGATCCTTCTAC GTTTATTGAATGGGTGGGATGCTGCTGCAGTGGTAGTTATATTGATAAGAACATTAAGCATGAACATGTGGAAGAAGAGACGCAAAACACGAGCTCTATTTGCAGGGATGAAGACAACAAGCATCATATCAGATCCTTAGCTTGTGAAGCTCTTTCTCGTTTTCCTCTCTTCATGCCTCTCTATCCCGG GATTCATGGAGAAGTAGTCATGTCAAAATCTCCCAAATGGTTGGTTAATTCAGGTCCTGGATCTAAACAG GATATATTTAGCACAAGGGTTCTTGTCCCTGTGCGTGATGGTCTAGTTGAGCTTTTCTCCTTCATAATG AAACCGGTGGATGAAAGCATGGTTGACTTGATAATATCACATTGCAACACCTTCTTCGAACCATACCCTGAGCAAACACTCCCATTCAGGATCATTTCTAAAGCAGAGGAGTCTATGTTAATGCACAAGGAAGAGGATGTCGTGATGCAAAACGCCATTGACGATAAGAAGGTGGCAAAGGAAAACTTCAAATCGAAGAATCTTCATTCAGAGAGGAAAAGAAGAGAGAGGATTAACCAGAGAATCTATGCTTTAAGAGCCGTCGTCCCTAACGTTACAAAG ATGAACAAAAATGGAACTCTTAGTGATGCGGTTGATTACATCAATCAACTGTTAGTAGAGAAGCAGAAACTTGAAGATGAGCTGAGAGGAATCAACGAGATAGAAAGCAGAAGAATCGCTGCAGAGGAAGAATCTGCAATAGCTAATCCACAAGCTGAAAAAGTTGCATCTAGACTCAACAAGATAGTTAACAGCGAG GTGAATCTTGAAGTCCATGAGACTGGTGAGCGAGGTTTCTTGATCCGGATTGCGCAGGAGCATAAACAGGATGGATTCATAAGGTTGATAGAAACTGTAGATTCTTGTGGACTTGAGATTATTGACGTCAACTTCACCAGACTCGATCTCAGAGTCATGACCGTTCTCAATGTCAAG GCAACCAAAGACGGAACTACACCTGAAAATCTGAGAGATTTGCTGATCAAGATGATGATGAGAACTTCAGAAAACCCAAATGCAGAGTCCTTGAGACAATATACATAA
- the LOC106293673 gene encoding putative proline-rich receptor-like protein kinase PERK11 has protein sequence MDKVQEQADFIGKKIAPFVTSHQPNLAGFTDQKILGGSQTTQPPATSPPSPPSPDSGGGGSQSSPPPVTVSPPPSNQPPITTPPSKPPSSPPPSITPPPSPPQPQPPPQSTPSGDSPVVIPSPKPELPLPALPPPSLVTQQPEARPNDNGQELPNNPTSPPSPPLNPLSPPSGSQGSPSFSSTSPPVISLNPNLPRNPSQPLDSPPAEGSNHVPSSSSVPSPTSLSGSDNNSGGSNRQNANSNGNGGNGQQNNEPNFTEKTLIGIGIAGVLVIIIIAVFFFFRRKQKKSSSPRSNQQYFPPANVSVHTEGFIHYRQKPGNGTSSAQNSSPDTNNSLGNPKPGRATPDSVIGTSKIPFTFEELSEITEGFSKRFVIGEGGFGCVFKGILSEGKPIAIKQLKSISADGYREFKAEVEIISRVHHRHLVSLVGYCICEQHRFLIYEFVPNNTLDYHLHGKDLPVLEWTRRVKIAIGAAKGLAYLHEDCHPKIIHRDIKSSNILLDDEFEAQVADFGLARLNDTAQSHISTRVMGTFGYLAPEYASSGKLTDRSDVFSFGVVLLELITGRKPVDTSQPLGEESLVEWARPRLIEAIEKGDISEVVDPRLEKHYIEEEVYRMIETAASCVRHSALKRPRMVQVVRALDTRDNLSDLSNGVKVGQSTVYNSGQYSNEIRMFRRASEDSSDLGTSNGYYTSQDFTSRELESRAFNTSHQANH, from the exons ATGGACAAAGTCCAGGAACAAGCAGATTTTATAGGAAAGAAGATAGCTCCGTTTGTTACTTCACATCAACCAAACCTCGCAGGATTCACTGATCAGAAAATCCTCGGCGGTTCACAGACGACACAGCCTCCAGCGACCTCACCTCCTTCTCCTCCATCTCCTGACAGTGGTGGCGGCGGCTCACAATCATCTCCTCCACCGGTAACGGTTTCTCCACCACCATCAAATCAACCTCCTATTACAACTCCGCCTTCAAAGCCTCCTTCTTCACCTCCACCCTCTATAACTCCACCTCCGTCACCTCCTCAGCCTCAACCTCCGCCACAATCCACCCCTTCCGGAGATTCTCCCGTTGTGATTCCTTCTCCAAAGCCTGAGCTTCCTCTTCCCGCTCTTCCTCCTCCAAGCTTAGTTACTCAGCAACCAGAGGCCAGACCTAATGATAACGGCCAAGAACTACCCAACAACCCTACTTCTCCTCCGTCTCCGCCTTTAAACCCTTTATCACCGCCGTCAGGTAGCCAAGGCTCTCCTTCATTTTCATCTACATCTCCTCCGGTTATCTCGCTAAACCCTAATCTTCCAAGAAACCCTTCACAACCTCTGGACTCACCTCCCGCAGAAGGATCAAATCATGTGCCCTCGTCCTCTTCTGTCCCGTCTCCTACTTCCCTCTCCGGCTCCGATAACAACTCTGGAGGTTCTAATAGACAAAATGCAAATAGTAATGGAAATGGTGGCAATGGACAACAAAACAATGAACCTAACTTCACTGAGAAGACATTGATCGGTATTGGGATCGCAGGTGTCTTGGTCATTATAATCATTGCTGTCTTCTTCTTCTTTAGGAGGAAACAAAAGAAATCTTCTTCCCCTCGGTCTAACCAGCAGTATTTTCCACCGGCTAATGTCTCTGTTCATACAG AGGGATTCATTCACTACAGGCAAAAACCTGGAAACGGGACCAGCTCGGCGCAGAACTCATCACCGGATACAAACAACAGTTTAGGGAATCCAAAACCAGGTCGGGCAACCCCTGACTCAGTAATAGGAACTTCAAAGATCCCTTTCACCTTTGAGGAGCTAAGCGAGATAACAGAAGGATTTTCCAAGAGATTTGTCATAGGAGAAGGTGGGTTCGGGTGCGTCTTCAAGGGTATTCTTAGCGAGGGAAAGCCAATCGCTATTAAACAGCTAAAGTCGATCAGCGCAGACGGATATAGAGAGTTCAAAGCTGAAGTGGAAATCATAAGCAGAGTGCATCATAGGCATTTGGTGTCTCTTGTGGGTTATTGCATCTGTGAGCAACATAGATTCCTTATATATGAGTTTGTCCCCAACAATACTTTGGATTACCATTTACATG GCAAAGACTTACCGGTTTTGGAATGGACTAGAAGAGTCAAAATTGCAATAGGCGCAGCCAAAGGACTTGCTTATCTACATGAAGATT GTCACCCGAAGATTATCCATAGGGACATTAAATCGTCAAACATTCTGCTGGATGATGAATTCGAAGCTCAG GTTGCAGATTTTGGACTCGCCAGACTGAACGATACTGCACA ATCCCACATATCGACACGTGTCATGGGCACATTTGG CTATTTAGCGCCAGAATATGCATCAAGCGGGAAATTAACGGACAGATCAGACGTGTTTTCATTTGGAGTTGTGCTACTCGAACTCATCACCGGTCGTAAACCTGTTGACACCTCTCAACCTTTGGGTGAAGAAAGTCTCGTTGAATGG GCACGTCCGCGGCTAATCGAGGCCATTGAAAAAGGTGACATCAGCGAAGTAGTGGATCCACGGCTGGAGAAGCATTACATCGAAGAAGAAGTCTATAGGATGATCGAGACGGCAGCTTCTTGTGTTAGGCACTCAGCACTAAAACGACCTCGTATGGTTCAG GTTGTAAGAGCTCTGGACACAAGAGACAACTTGTCGGATCTGTCAAACGGAGTCAAAGTGGGTCAAAGTACGGTCTACAACTCTGGTCAATACAGTAATGAGATTCGTATGTTCAGAAGAGCCTCTGAAGATTCATCGGATCTCGGTACTAGTAACGGCTACTACACAAGCCAAGACTTCACGAGCCGTGAACTTGAGAGCCGAGCCTTCAACACAAGTCACCAAGCAAACCACTGA
- the LOC106343134 gene encoding polygalacturonase At1g48100-like — protein sequence MMRKGLRLRSITMMMLMAVLVWSVTLETCIARRGKHWRHNHRSSSDLSDSLSSKKPKSHGNSHHNSHNNNNNHHQESKPKPKPKQKTPPKADGNNSPVISPPPKVQPPSLPPLKGSQVFNVMDFGAKGDGKCDDTKAFEAAWAAACKVEASMMTVPPEYTFLVGPISFSGPYCQANIVFQLDGTIIAPTDSKSWGKGLMWWIEFTKLKGIKVQGKGVIDGRGSGWWQQDYPFIDGETKLIVPLNNSVHQNPPMPVRSELDWKMPSIKPTALRFYGSIGVEVSGITIQNSPQCHLKFDNCIDVEVHDMSVSSPGDSPNTDGIHLQNSRDVLIHSTTLACGDDCISIQTGCSNVFVHNVNCGPGHGISIGSLGKDSTKACVSNITVRDVAMHNTMTGVRIKTWQGGVGSVKGILFSNIQLNEVQLPIVIDQFYCDHSKCKNQTSAVAVEGVTYERIKGTYTVKPVHFACSDNFPCVDVQLSAIELKPVQEKYHMSDPFCWQTFGELNTPTLPPIDCLQIGKPARNRVQSDHDVC from the exons ATGATGAGAAAAGGTCTAAGGCTAAGAAGCATCACAATGATGATGTTAATGGCGGTTTTGGTCTGGTCTGTAACCCTAGAGACCTGCATTGCTAGAAGAGGAAAACATTGGAGACATAACCACCGAAGCTCCTCTGACTTGTCTGATTCCTTGTCAAGCAAGAAACCAAAAAGCCATGGGAACAGTCATCACAACTCTCACAATAATAACAACAATCATCACCAGGAGTCTAAACCTAAACCGAAGCCAAAGCAGAAAACGCCGCCAAAAGCTGACGGCAACAACTCTCCGGTGATCTCACCACCACCAAAAGTACAACCACCGTCTCTTCCGCCGCTAAAGGGATCTCAGGTCTTCAACGTGATGGATTTTGGAGCAAAGGGTGATGGCAAATGTGATGACACTAAG GCGTTTGAAGCGGCTTGGGCAGCGGCTTGCAAAGTAGAGGCGTCGATGATGACTGTACCGCCTGAATACACTTTTCTTGTAGGTCCAATCTCATTCTCTGGTCCTTATTGTCAAGCTAACATTGTGTTCCAG CTTGATGGTACTATTATAGCTCCAACGGATTCAAAATCATGGGGAAAAGGGTTAATGTGGTGGATTGAGTTCACAAAGCTGAAAGGGATTAAAGTACAAGGGAAAGGTGTGATTGATGGAAGAGGCTCTGGTTGGTGGCAACAAGATTACCCTTTCATTGATGGTGAAACCAAACTCATCGTTCCCTTGAACAATTCTGTTCACCAAAACCCTCCAATGCCA GTAAGAAGTGAGCTTGATTGGAAAATGCCAAGCATTAAACCAACG GCACTGCGATTCTATGGGAGTATTGGCGTGGAAGTGTCTGGTATAACGATCCAAAACAGTCCTCAGTGTCACCTCAAATTCGATAACTGCATCGACGTTGAGGTACATGACATGTCCGTTTCTTCACCCGGTGACAGTCCAAACACCGATGGGATTCACCTTCAGAACTCCAGAGATGTCCTCATTCACAGCACAACACTCGCTTGTG GAGATGATTGTATCTCCATCCAAACAGGCTGCTCGAATGTATTCGTACACAACGTGAACTGTGGACCAGGTCACGGTATCAGCATCGGTAGTCTCGGCAAAGACAGCACAAAAGCCTGTGTCTCGAACATAACAGTGAGAGATGTGGCGATGCACAACACGATGACAGGGGTCAGGATCAAGACATGGCAAGGAGGAGTAGGATCAGTGAAAGGGATACTCTTCTCAAACATTCAACTCAATGAGGTCCAGCTTCCAATAGTGATAGACCAATTCTATTGTGACCATAGCAAATGTAAGAACCAGACATCAGCAGTTGCAGTGGAAGGAGTGACCTACGAGAGGATCAAAGGCACTTACACCGTGAAACCGGTTCATTTCGCATGCAGCGATAACTTCCCTTGCGTTGATGTCCAGTTATCTGCAATTGAGCTTAAGCCGGTTCAAGAAAAGTATCATATGTCTGATCCTTTTTGCTGGCAGACGTTTGGTGAACTCAATACTCCTACTCTTCCTCCTATTGATTGTTTACAGATTGGGAAGCCTGCAAGAAACAGAGTTCAGTCTGATCATGATGTATGCTGA